A DNA window from Pontimonas salivibrio contains the following coding sequences:
- a CDS encoding 2-hydroxyacid dehydrogenase, with product MVRIAAVGDNFVLPQLFEDALARHALSDLSFQHTTLPWPQVPFGSVGAVHEASGGEDDTIAAVQGAEIAMTQLAPFTRAVFDSSPDLRLVSVCRGGPVNVDLAAATDAGVVVSFAPGRNAQAAAEFSVGMMLAAMRKIGDGNTALHRGTWRGEFYSYSHAGMELAGNTVGVIGFGAIGRLVTDMVLAFGAKVLVFDPYLDGSTVPPEGVTLVDLETLLSSSRVVTVHARLSEESAHMLNASTLSLLPGGSVLVNTARGGLLDYSALPALLDSGQLGAVALDVFDEEPPPLSWPLLGRDNVLLTPHLAGATQQTAERAASILATDVARFIAGQSPEHVANPEVLAQLSLTS from the coding sequence ATGGTCCGGATCGCCGCAGTGGGTGACAACTTCGTTCTACCCCAACTGTTCGAGGACGCTCTCGCCCGACATGCGCTGTCTGACCTTTCCTTCCAGCACACCACTCTTCCCTGGCCGCAAGTGCCGTTTGGTTCGGTGGGTGCTGTGCACGAAGCCAGCGGAGGCGAAGACGACACCATCGCTGCTGTGCAGGGTGCAGAAATTGCTATGACGCAGTTGGCGCCCTTCACCCGCGCCGTATTCGATTCAAGCCCGGATTTGCGTCTAGTGTCCGTGTGTCGTGGAGGGCCCGTAAACGTTGATCTTGCCGCTGCCACCGACGCGGGAGTGGTGGTGTCCTTCGCGCCAGGGAGAAATGCCCAGGCTGCTGCAGAATTCAGTGTCGGCATGATGCTGGCCGCGATGAGGAAAATCGGGGACGGCAACACAGCCCTCCACCGAGGAACCTGGCGAGGAGAGTTTTACAGCTATTCACACGCCGGTATGGAGCTGGCAGGCAACACTGTGGGAGTAATCGGCTTTGGAGCTATCGGGCGCCTGGTGACCGACATGGTTCTCGCGTTCGGTGCGAAGGTACTCGTTTTTGATCCCTATCTTGACGGCTCCACGGTGCCGCCAGAAGGAGTTACCCTCGTCGACCTGGAAACTCTGTTGTCGTCGTCACGGGTAGTGACCGTGCACGCGCGACTCAGTGAAGAATCAGCCCACATGCTAAACGCCTCCACTCTCTCGTTGTTGCCGGGCGGATCTGTCCTCGTCAACACAGCCCGAGGTGGCCTACTCGACTACTCTGCGTTGCCGGCGCTTCTGGATAGTGGCCAATTAGGCGCGGTGGCCCTCGATGTCTTTGACGAAGAACCCCCGCCCCTCTCGTGGCCCCTACTCGGCCGTGACAACGTATTGCTCACACCGCATTTAGCGGGCGCCACCCAACAAACCGCCGAGCGCGCAGCCTCCATTCTTGCCACCGACGTGGCTAGGTTTATTGCAGGTCAATCACCCGAGCACGTTGCCAACCCCGAAGTACTCGCTCAGCTCAGTTTGACCTCCTAG
- a CDS encoding DeoR/GlpR family DNA-binding transcription regulator, protein MSTETQSSSNRERDERRRVILDYVLEHGQASAATLTEVTGRSLMTVHRDLDELASRGLVRKFHGGVSALPTSMFESSSDFRKQRNAQVKKALAMTAVELIEPGMSILLDDSTTVLELAKLLPSKAPLTVLTNYRDAIDVLVEEPEIRVIAIGGTYSKTHNSFVGSPHLTGLDSYAVDIVFQSTSTMDGHMTYHQEEDLVLMKRAMLDAGTRKVLMMDSSKVGRTSLHQFVPLAAFTDVILSDDVPRSMFTELPENVLLHFA, encoded by the coding sequence ATGTCTACAGAAACCCAATCATCATCCAATCGTGAACGCGACGAACGGCGTCGGGTAATTTTGGATTACGTGCTGGAACACGGTCAGGCAAGCGCCGCCACTCTGACGGAGGTCACCGGCCGGAGCCTGATGACGGTTCACCGTGATCTCGATGAACTTGCCTCCCGGGGCTTGGTGAGAAAATTCCACGGGGGCGTATCTGCGCTTCCCACGAGCATGTTCGAGTCGAGTTCCGATTTTCGAAAGCAGCGTAACGCTCAAGTCAAAAAGGCACTGGCGATGACAGCCGTCGAGTTGATTGAGCCGGGGATGTCTATCTTGCTCGATGACTCAACAACAGTCCTCGAACTGGCCAAACTTCTGCCCAGCAAAGCACCGCTCACAGTGTTAACAAACTATCGAGACGCCATTGATGTCCTTGTTGAAGAGCCTGAAATTCGAGTGATTGCCATAGGCGGGACATACTCGAAGACCCACAACTCGTTTGTCGGCTCACCCCACCTCACCGGTCTCGACTCCTATGCGGTCGACATTGTGTTTCAATCCACCTCCACGATGGATGGGCACATGACCTACCACCAAGAAGAGGACTTGGTGCTGATGAAGCGCGCAATGCTCGACGCCGGCACGCGAAAGGTCCTGATGATGGACTCAAGCAAGGTGGGAAGAACCTCTCTGCATCAGTTTGTCCCGCTGGCAGCTTTCACCGACGTCATTTTGAGCGATGACGTCCCCCGATCAATGTTCACGGAGCTCCCGGAAAACGTCTTGTTGCACTTCGCCTGA
- a CDS encoding substrate-binding domain-containing protein, which yields MSTLSKRLVALAGVITLAGTLGACASEPAADSGSADEGTSAETETEEAGGSEELSGTIAFLMPDLASTRYEEQDAPLFTAAVAELCPNCEVLYQNADADPAAQQAQADSAITQGAEVIVISSVDTAAAASIVESAQSQGVAVVTYDRPITTKPADFYVSFDNYWIGENIGISLIEKLEADGASPDDGGILVVGGSPTDDAAGLIFDGQKAAVDASDFSVLAEFRTPEWDPAKAQDWVAGQITQFGDQILGVIAANDGTGGGSVAALKAAGVSPLPPVTGNDAEVAAIQRVIAGDQYNTISKPISIVASAAAEVAVGILSGETPTPDTTLFDTPSKLYVPTVVTQENVKEAIFDSGIYTADQVCTDEYADACAALGIS from the coding sequence ATGTCAACACTGTCCAAGAGGCTCGTTGCCTTGGCCGGGGTCATTACGCTCGCGGGAACGCTGGGTGCTTGTGCCTCCGAGCCGGCTGCAGACTCCGGAAGTGCCGATGAGGGCACTTCGGCTGAAACAGAAACTGAAGAAGCTGGTGGTTCGGAAGAACTTTCCGGCACTATCGCGTTCTTGATGCCAGACCTGGCGTCAACACGATATGAGGAGCAGGATGCACCTCTGTTTACGGCAGCAGTTGCTGAACTGTGCCCCAACTGTGAGGTGCTGTATCAGAATGCTGACGCCGATCCTGCAGCGCAGCAGGCTCAAGCAGACTCCGCAATCACCCAGGGCGCAGAAGTAATCGTTATTTCGTCGGTAGACACCGCCGCTGCGGCGTCCATCGTAGAAAGCGCTCAGTCCCAGGGTGTTGCCGTGGTCACCTACGACCGCCCCATCACCACCAAGCCAGCCGACTTCTACGTCTCCTTCGATAACTACTGGATTGGTGAGAACATCGGAATCTCGCTGATCGAGAAGCTCGAAGCGGATGGTGCATCACCAGACGATGGTGGAATCCTCGTCGTCGGTGGGTCGCCCACTGATGACGCAGCCGGACTGATCTTCGACGGTCAAAAGGCCGCTGTTGATGCAAGCGACTTCAGCGTTCTCGCAGAGTTCCGCACCCCCGAATGGGACCCCGCAAAGGCCCAGGACTGGGTAGCGGGTCAGATCACGCAGTTTGGTGACCAGATCCTCGGTGTGATCGCCGCCAATGATGGAACCGGTGGTGGCTCTGTTGCCGCCCTCAAGGCAGCTGGCGTGAGCCCGCTTCCCCCCGTGACGGGTAACGATGCCGAAGTTGCGGCCATTCAGCGCGTGATTGCTGGAGACCAGTACAACACCATTTCGAAGCCGATCAGCATTGTGGCCTCGGCCGCGGCTGAAGTTGCTGTGGGAATTCTGAGCGGAGAAACTCCGACCCCAGACACCACACTGTTTGACACTCCCTCCAAGCTCTACGTCCCCACTGTGGTGACTCAGGAGAATGTCAAAGAGGCAATCTTCGACAGTGGTATCTACACCGCTGACCAGGTCTGCACCGATGAGTATGCAGATGCCTGTGCAGCATTGGGTATTAGCTAA
- a CDS encoding ATP-binding cassette domain-containing protein, translating to MDAPNTQSEPVLSMRMISKHFGAVSALSDVNLDVYPGEVVALVGDNGAGKSTLVKILAGVHAQDEGTITFAGKEVEIHNPHDSLEAGIATVFQDLALCDNLDVVSNLFLGREISPVRLDEITMELRAWELLRELSAKIPSVRIPVASLSGGQRQTVAIARSLLGEPKLIMLDEPTAALGVEQTAEVLNLIERLRERGLAVIVVSHNMDDVLAVADRVVVLRLGSNNGEFVPSAATKDDIVAAITGSADNAVTTRNLRISQPVDSER from the coding sequence ATGGATGCACCGAACACACAGTCCGAACCTGTTTTGTCCATGCGGATGATCTCCAAACATTTCGGTGCAGTCTCCGCCCTCTCCGACGTCAACCTTGACGTGTATCCGGGCGAGGTCGTGGCGCTGGTCGGCGACAACGGCGCGGGGAAGTCGACGCTTGTGAAAATCCTCGCGGGTGTTCACGCTCAGGACGAGGGCACCATCACCTTCGCCGGTAAAGAAGTAGAAATTCACAACCCCCACGATTCTCTCGAAGCCGGGATTGCCACGGTTTTTCAGGACCTCGCGCTCTGCGACAACCTAGATGTGGTCAGCAACCTTTTCCTTGGGCGGGAAATTAGTCCGGTGCGTCTCGACGAAATCACCATGGAGCTCCGAGCATGGGAATTGCTGCGTGAATTGAGCGCCAAAATCCCGTCGGTACGGATCCCCGTGGCTTCCCTGTCGGGAGGTCAACGTCAAACCGTTGCGATCGCACGATCGTTGCTGGGGGAGCCCAAGCTGATCATGCTGGACGAGCCCACCGCTGCACTCGGTGTCGAACAAACGGCCGAGGTTCTGAACCTCATTGAACGGCTGCGAGAACGCGGACTTGCCGTCATTGTGGTGTCCCACAACATGGACGACGTTCTCGCGGTTGCTGACCGCGTGGTCGTGTTGCGATTGGGCTCAAACAACGGCGAGTTCGTTCCCTCTGCCGCAACGAAAGATGACATTGTGGCGGCCATTACGGGTTCGGCGGACAACGCCGTCACGACACGAAATCTCAGAATTTCCCAACCAGTCGATTCAGAACGGTAA
- a CDS encoding sugar ABC transporter permease, whose amino-acid sequence MTSTVTPEDNTPADRRDSRLRQDVGLQGALRGSFDRIRRGDLGLLPVIIGIIVISIIFQSLNPFFLSSNNLANLLMESTAIGFMALGIVFVLLLAQIDLSIGSVSGLSAAIFAVGFVQNGWPILPAIIAAVLTGTAIGFIYGQIFNRLGVPSFVISVAGLLGFLGLQLYVLRGQGTINLPFESPLVWFGQQAFIPATVSYVLMATVGIVFYLVRTAKSARRKKAGLSTQGQIGIVLQAVGLIVVLEFIAWFLNQSRGISMMFSLFVATVLVAHFVLTRTQFGRAIFAVGGNPEAARRAGINVNAIYTSAFMITSTLAAIGGLMAAGRLAAAAQSSGGGDTNLTAIAAAVIGGTSLFGGRGSAFSALLGVIVIQSISSGLTLLNLDSSIRFMVTGAVVLIAVAVDALARRSREASGVA is encoded by the coding sequence ATGACCAGCACTGTGACACCAGAAGACAACACCCCAGCAGATCGCCGGGATTCCCGCCTGCGTCAAGACGTCGGTTTGCAGGGTGCATTGCGGGGTTCATTTGACCGGATCCGACGAGGTGACCTGGGTTTGTTGCCCGTCATTATCGGCATCATCGTGATTTCGATCATTTTCCAAAGCCTGAACCCGTTCTTCCTCTCGTCGAACAACCTGGCGAACCTGCTCATGGAGTCGACGGCTATTGGCTTTATGGCTTTGGGAATTGTCTTTGTGCTCCTGCTGGCCCAGATTGACCTGTCCATCGGTTCAGTCAGTGGGCTCTCGGCGGCCATTTTTGCTGTTGGCTTCGTTCAAAACGGGTGGCCAATTCTTCCGGCAATCATCGCCGCCGTCCTCACTGGTACTGCGATCGGCTTCATCTATGGGCAGATATTCAACCGACTCGGTGTGCCCTCCTTCGTCATTTCCGTTGCCGGACTGTTGGGCTTTTTAGGGTTGCAGCTTTACGTACTGCGCGGACAGGGAACAATCAATTTGCCGTTCGAATCACCGCTGGTGTGGTTTGGTCAACAAGCCTTCATCCCCGCCACTGTGTCGTATGTGTTGATGGCGACTGTCGGAATTGTTTTTTACCTTGTGAGAACGGCTAAGTCCGCACGGCGCAAAAAAGCCGGCCTTTCGACTCAAGGGCAGATTGGTATTGTCCTGCAGGCGGTAGGACTCATCGTGGTGCTTGAATTCATCGCGTGGTTTTTAAACCAGTCCCGCGGGATCAGCATGATGTTTTCCCTTTTTGTGGCTACTGTTCTCGTGGCTCATTTTGTCCTGACCCGTACCCAATTTGGGCGGGCTATTTTCGCGGTAGGTGGTAACCCAGAAGCTGCTCGCCGAGCCGGAATCAATGTCAACGCGATTTATACTTCCGCGTTCATGATCACCTCCACATTGGCAGCAATCGGTGGACTAATGGCTGCGGGGCGTCTCGCCGCTGCTGCCCAAAGCTCAGGTGGTGGAGACACCAACCTCACAGCGATTGCTGCCGCAGTGATCGGCGGCACGAGTCTCTTCGGTGGACGAGGAAGTGCCTTCTCGGCATTGCTCGGGGTAATCGTGATTCAGTCAATCTCGAGTGGGCTGACGCTTCTCAATCTGGATTCGTCTATCCGCTTCATGGTGACAGGAGCGGTGGTCCTCATCGCCGTAGCAGTGGATGCTCTGGCGAGGCGCTCACGCGAAGCCAGCGGCGTCGCGTAG
- a CDS encoding hemolysin family protein: MDDTVWLDVGLVAFFILLGGLFAAAELALVSLRESQLDALEKRSRRGVAVAKLARDPNTFLAAVQIGVTVSGFFSAAFGATALAPVLEEPLRAIGINPVAAGVVAVIAMTLLVAYASLVFGELAPKRLALQKAEGFALTIAPLIAWIAVAFTPLIWLVGKSSDAVVKLLGGDPNKRGEVLSGEELKSIVESHESLGDEQREILSDVLEAAEQALISVMQPRGEVHCLVSTMAITEARELIQSLPYSRYPVITKSLDDCESFVHVRDVMWASKNHHTVADVARSIPILPSSMKVFPAMSELRREGKHIALVVDEYGGADGLVTLEDLVEELIGEVYDEHDPADRRGREDTLTRRGHFRGETSIRRFEELTGVVIPPGPYTTVAGFMLSELGYIPEPGAAVNIPEATLIVHSMDSRRIALVSLDAAAARPNEQEPQ; this comes from the coding sequence GTGGATGACACTGTTTGGCTCGATGTTGGCCTCGTTGCCTTTTTCATTCTGCTCGGAGGGCTATTCGCCGCCGCGGAATTGGCGCTCGTTTCTCTTCGCGAATCCCAACTCGATGCCCTAGAAAAACGCAGCCGCCGCGGGGTGGCCGTGGCGAAATTGGCGCGTGACCCGAACACCTTCCTTGCCGCCGTGCAAATCGGTGTCACGGTCTCGGGATTTTTCTCGGCCGCCTTTGGCGCGACCGCACTAGCACCGGTGTTAGAGGAGCCACTTCGGGCAATCGGAATCAACCCGGTCGCGGCTGGCGTCGTGGCGGTAATCGCCATGACACTCCTCGTCGCCTACGCCTCTCTCGTATTTGGTGAGCTGGCCCCGAAACGCCTCGCTCTACAAAAAGCTGAAGGGTTCGCTCTCACCATTGCGCCACTCATTGCGTGGATCGCCGTCGCCTTCACGCCACTGATTTGGCTGGTCGGCAAATCGAGTGACGCCGTAGTGAAACTGCTCGGTGGCGATCCGAACAAACGCGGCGAGGTACTCTCCGGCGAAGAACTGAAATCCATTGTGGAAAGCCATGAAAGTTTGGGAGATGAACAGCGCGAAATTCTCTCTGACGTGTTGGAGGCTGCCGAACAGGCCCTCATATCGGTAATGCAACCCCGCGGTGAAGTTCACTGCCTGGTCAGCACCATGGCCATCACCGAGGCGAGAGAGTTAATCCAAAGCCTCCCCTACTCGCGCTACCCCGTGATCACTAAAAGTCTTGACGACTGTGAATCGTTTGTTCATGTGCGCGATGTGATGTGGGCGTCCAAAAACCATCACACGGTCGCCGATGTCGCCCGATCGATACCTATTCTTCCCAGCAGCATGAAAGTGTTTCCCGCGATGAGCGAACTGCGTCGCGAGGGTAAACATATTGCCCTCGTTGTTGACGAATACGGAGGCGCGGACGGTCTGGTGACCCTAGAAGACCTCGTCGAAGAACTGATCGGCGAGGTCTACGACGAGCACGACCCCGCAGACCGCCGCGGCCGTGAGGACACACTGACGCGTCGGGGGCACTTCCGCGGGGAGACCAGCATCCGCCGGTTTGAAGAGCTCACCGGTGTGGTCATACCCCCCGGCCCCTACACCACCGTTGCCGGCTTTATGCTCTCCGAGTTGGGATACATTCCCGAGCCGGGCGCGGCTGTGAACATCCCCGAGGCCACCCTGATTGTCCACTCCATGGACTCACGGCGTATTGCGCTGGTCAGCCTGGACGCCGCGGCGGCGCGACCCAACGAGCAAGAACCCCAGTGA
- a CDS encoding WD40/YVTN/BNR-like repeat-containing protein gives MNKALWATISSLLLLTGCATDAEHTTDLGSTGHVHNVATNGSEMWAGTHEGLYQWEDDSASWRRLGPSFDVMGLSYHDGTFWASGHPGSELDSPDPIGLIRSGDGATTWEAHALSGEVDFHMLDVSESSMVGVAANYGAIVRSVDGGANWETFDVPPLTDFALNPQNPQQLLIATGEGLLLSDDLGESFTELDVPAGITTVDWSDTAVVIGSTSEVFTSPSPTGPFTVLDHTFSDIGAIAASGDVIVVLDAGEVVFSVDQGQQFLAN, from the coding sequence GTGAATAAGGCGCTATGGGCTACTATTTCGAGCCTCTTACTCCTCACTGGCTGTGCAACGGACGCCGAGCACACCACCGACCTCGGCTCAACAGGACACGTCCACAACGTCGCCACCAACGGCAGCGAAATGTGGGCGGGGACTCACGAAGGTCTCTACCAGTGGGAAGACGATTCGGCATCGTGGCGTCGCCTGGGTCCCTCATTTGATGTGATGGGCCTGAGCTATCACGACGGAACGTTTTGGGCCAGTGGGCACCCAGGGTCAGAACTCGACTCGCCAGACCCCATTGGGCTAATTCGCTCGGGTGATGGTGCAACAACGTGGGAGGCGCACGCGCTCTCCGGCGAAGTCGATTTTCACATGTTGGATGTCAGCGAGAGTTCCATGGTGGGTGTGGCGGCCAACTACGGGGCAATCGTGAGAAGTGTTGACGGCGGTGCCAACTGGGAGACCTTTGACGTGCCCCCGCTCACCGATTTTGCGCTGAACCCCCAAAACCCCCAACAACTGCTCATCGCAACAGGCGAAGGGTTATTACTCTCTGACGACTTGGGCGAGAGCTTCACCGAACTTGACGTGCCAGCGGGTATCACCACGGTGGACTGGTCAGACACAGCAGTCGTCATCGGTTCGACATCCGAGGTGTTTACCAGCCCAAGCCCAACGGGTCCTTTCACGGTTCTTGACCACACCTTTAGCGACATCGGTGCGATTGCTGCCTCCGGAGACGTGATTGTGGTCCTCGACGCCGGAGAGGTCGTTTTCTCCGTCGACCAAGGTCAGCAGTTCCTGGCGAATTAA
- a CDS encoding DUF305 domain-containing protein: protein MGITRSKATTRLAAAVSAAALVIGLSGCGMIPILPMADDRPATPQEDVPSTETSEDAFAVSDLMFAAMMIPHHQQAVDMSRSALEISDSPEIRDLATRIRDGQLPEIDQMQGWLDDSGFDGDDFPDDMMGPMGQPGMDSLEGMPGMESMGGMATEEEIAALNALASPEFDQEFLRLMIDHHEGALVMIRMINNSAVDEVRQLAEDIDRVQRAEIAEMEDLQERLASE from the coding sequence ATGGGCATCACACGTAGCAAAGCCACAACACGTCTCGCCGCCGCGGTGAGCGCGGCGGCGCTCGTCATCGGCCTGAGTGGCTGTGGGATGATTCCGATACTGCCGATGGCCGATGATCGGCCGGCAACCCCACAGGAGGATGTACCGAGTACGGAAACCTCAGAGGATGCGTTCGCGGTGAGTGATCTGATGTTTGCCGCGATGATGATTCCCCACCACCAGCAAGCCGTCGATATGTCCCGCTCTGCTCTGGAAATTTCTGACTCACCAGAGATACGCGACCTCGCCACCAGAATTCGAGACGGCCAACTCCCCGAAATCGACCAAATGCAGGGCTGGCTGGACGACAGCGGATTCGATGGTGACGATTTTCCCGACGACATGATGGGGCCTATGGGCCAACCCGGCATGGACTCCTTGGAGGGTATGCCCGGTATGGAATCCATGGGAGGGATGGCTACTGAGGAAGAAATTGCGGCCCTCAACGCCTTGGCTTCCCCAGAGTTCGACCAAGAATTCCTCCGCCTCATGATCGACCACCACGAAGGTGCACTGGTCATGATTCGAATGATCAACAACTCGGCAGTCGACGAAGTGCGCCAACTCGCGGAAGATATTGACCGGGTTCAACGCGCCGAAATAGCCGAAATGGAAGACCTACAGGAAAGGCTTGCCAGTGAATAA
- a CDS encoding bile acid:sodium symporter family protein gives MNNMMVLAQAGISEQDVVTPFEQNLLVILVFIIMFGLGAGLTPKDFRLAFRRPWGLIIGWFTQFGLMPLITFGLITLFLFQLPMEYAAPVALGALLMGSVPAGTTSNIFTYFSKGNLALSVMMTTHSTLWAILMTPLVLTLYGRLLFADQTDFAIPLFNIVITLVLLLVPVVAGMFIRKKSANVGAVLELLGGFVGMFFIVFLVATWVPRNWGLLSSTPWQTFTVAIVMGLLGIFVAYGLARALRLHPMNARTIGMETGIQNGPLGIAIVLLSFSGNPDIGLILIIPALYSLFIVIVATVVTLFFRRANLAEEQKIPNLL, from the coding sequence ATGAACAACATGATGGTGCTCGCGCAGGCCGGAATTTCCGAGCAAGACGTCGTCACCCCTTTTGAGCAAAACCTGTTGGTGATCCTGGTCTTCATCATCATGTTCGGTTTGGGGGCAGGACTCACTCCGAAAGATTTCCGGTTGGCGTTTCGCCGCCCGTGGGGCTTAATCATCGGTTGGTTTACCCAGTTCGGCCTGATGCCGCTCATCACTTTTGGGCTAATTACGCTGTTTTTGTTCCAACTGCCCATGGAATACGCAGCCCCCGTTGCCCTCGGAGCACTGCTGATGGGGAGTGTCCCCGCGGGAACCACGTCGAACATTTTCACCTACTTCTCAAAAGGCAACCTGGCACTGAGCGTGATGATGACCACCCACTCCACGCTGTGGGCGATCCTGATGACACCGCTCGTGCTCACCCTCTACGGCAGGCTGCTCTTTGCCGATCAAACTGATTTCGCAATACCCCTGTTCAACATTGTGATCACGCTGGTGTTGTTGCTGGTGCCGGTTGTCGCCGGAATGTTCATTCGGAAAAAAAGCGCCAACGTGGGGGCAGTCTTGGAGCTACTCGGTGGCTTTGTGGGCATGTTCTTCATCGTGTTTTTGGTCGCCACCTGGGTTCCCCGCAACTGGGGCCTACTCTCAAGCACACCGTGGCAAACCTTCACTGTCGCCATTGTGATGGGGCTACTGGGCATCTTTGTCGCCTACGGACTCGCCCGAGCCCTCCGGTTGCATCCGATGAACGCAAGGACCATTGGAATGGAAACGGGTATTCAAAATGGCCCATTAGGAATTGCCATTGTGTTGCTGAGCTTTTCGGGAAATCCCGACATTGGGCTGATCTTGATCATTCCTGCCCTCTATTCGCTCTTCATTGTCATTGTCGCCACCGTGGTCACACTGTTCTTCCGGCGCGCAAACCTGGCTGAAGAACAAAAGATTCCCAACCTGCTCTAG
- a CDS encoding AMP-binding protein: MSHYPSFVEPELAALPAAHLPEMVRTASSQYADTIAFTQCMPNGMNGSLTFKEVDELSDQFAIYLRETVGVTAGERVALQMPNCLSYPVAAFGVLKAGCVLVNTNPLYTPSEMIHQFSDSGATVLVVIDMFADRLDAVLPQTNIHTVVTTKIGEFFPPVIAGVIRLVQKVWNRSLPAITVEHTPFRDALKAGKSAAPSAQVGSYLDGVTADSVAALQYTGGTTGVAKGAMLTQTNLIANTMQTISMAGSFLRPGKETVMTALPLYHVFAFTLNLLSFYHLGARNILIPTPRPPSNLKRAFENYTVTWLTGVNTLFQALLKERWFQDSPPASLRASAAGGMALHTSVAKQWREMVGTPIVEGYGLTESSPVLTFNPLDGTARDGTIGIPVPSTLVRCVDDEGHDVPVGQAGELFAKGPQIMAGYWNKPEETAAAITDGWLHTGDVAEMDADGFFTVVDRKKDVILVSGFNVYPNEVEDQIAAVPGVLEVGVIGLPDEKSGERVEAFVVASHPPPSSEAIRAYCRTHLAAYKVPQRVTIIDELPKSPIGKILRRQLRSTATGEIATQSGSTDEKGSAK; encoded by the coding sequence ATGTCCCACTACCCCTCGTTCGTTGAACCCGAGCTTGCTGCACTGCCCGCAGCACACCTACCGGAAATGGTGCGCACCGCATCGTCTCAATACGCCGACACGATTGCGTTCACGCAGTGCATGCCTAATGGAATGAACGGGTCGCTGACGTTCAAGGAGGTTGACGAGCTGTCCGATCAGTTCGCGATCTACCTTCGAGAAACCGTGGGGGTGACAGCAGGCGAAAGGGTTGCCCTGCAAATGCCCAACTGCTTGAGCTACCCGGTCGCGGCCTTTGGAGTGTTAAAAGCCGGCTGTGTCTTGGTCAACACCAACCCGCTCTACACACCCTCTGAGATGATTCACCAGTTCTCCGACTCAGGAGCGACCGTGTTGGTGGTGATTGACATGTTTGCCGATCGCCTCGATGCGGTGTTACCGCAGACGAACATCCACACTGTGGTGACCACCAAAATCGGGGAGTTCTTCCCCCCGGTGATTGCTGGAGTAATCCGTTTGGTGCAAAAAGTGTGGAATCGCTCATTACCGGCCATTACTGTCGAGCACACCCCTTTTAGGGATGCCCTGAAGGCTGGAAAATCAGCAGCCCCCTCCGCGCAGGTGGGCAGCTACCTAGATGGTGTCACAGCAGATTCTGTCGCCGCCCTGCAATACACCGGCGGGACAACCGGTGTGGCAAAAGGGGCCATGCTCACTCAGACCAACCTCATCGCGAACACCATGCAGACCATTTCGATGGCGGGGTCTTTCCTGCGGCCCGGCAAAGAGACGGTCATGACGGCCCTCCCGCTGTACCACGTCTTTGCTTTCACCTTGAATTTGTTGTCGTTTTATCACCTCGGTGCCAGAAATATTCTCATTCCCACCCCCAGGCCACCGAGCAACCTCAAACGGGCGTTCGAAAACTACACGGTGACCTGGCTGACCGGTGTCAACACCCTTTTCCAGGCACTACTCAAAGAGCGCTGGTTCCAAGACAGCCCGCCGGCGTCTCTTCGAGCCTCAGCAGCGGGCGGGATGGCCCTGCACACGTCTGTGGCGAAACAGTGGCGAGAGATGGTGGGTACACCGATTGTGGAGGGCTACGGTCTGACCGAATCATCGCCAGTGTTGACCTTCAACCCTCTCGATGGCACCGCCCGTGACGGAACGATTGGTATCCCGGTGCCGTCCACCCTGGTGCGCTGTGTCGACGACGAAGGACACGACGTTCCCGTCGGGCAGGCCGGGGAGCTTTTTGCCAAAGGTCCACAGATCATGGCCGGTTATTGGAATAAACCAGAAGAAACTGCTGCAGCCATCACCGATGGGTGGTTACACACCGGCGATGTAGCCGAAATGGATGCGGACGGGTTTTTCACCGTCGTGGATCGCAAAAAGGACGTCATTTTGGTCAGTGGCTTCAACGTCTATCCCAACGAGGTGGAAGACCAGATCGCTGCGGTGCCTGGAGTGTTAGAAGTGGGCGTCATTGGCCTTCCGGATGAAAAGTCCGGTGAACGCGTTGAAGCGTTCGTGGTGGCCTCACATCCACCACCCTCCAGTGAGGCCATTCGTGCCTACTGCCGCACCCACCTTGCCGCTTATAAGGTGCCCCAGCGGGTCACCATCATTGATGAACTGCCAAAGAGCCCGATCGGCAAAATTTTGCGACGACAGTTGCGCTCCACCGCAACCGGTGAGATTGCCACCCAGTCGGGAAGTACTGACGAGAAGGGCTCTGCCAAATGA